A window from Nitrospira sp. ND1 encodes these proteins:
- a CDS encoding thiamine pyrophosphate-dependent enzyme encodes MRPEQGTMQSRAQAMAALLELLADQPVIICNGFPSREAHKLADRPTHFYMIGSMGNAPAIALGVALSKPGKQVIVFDGDGNVLMGMGTLATVGALKPKNFIHVVFDNEVYGSTGNQPTISNVVQLEKVARAAGYVNVERVLDRDDLVYEFKDMLKKDGPSMLLVKVNEFVEDAGRVAHEPPAITARFMSAIE; translated from the coding sequence ATGAGGCCCGAACAAGGCACCATGCAGAGCCGGGCGCAGGCCATGGCGGCGCTGCTCGAATTGCTGGCCGATCAGCCGGTCATCATTTGCAACGGATTTCCCTCGCGGGAAGCCCACAAGCTTGCCGATCGCCCCACCCATTTTTACATGATCGGGTCGATGGGGAACGCGCCGGCCATTGCGCTCGGCGTGGCGCTGTCCAAACCGGGCAAGCAGGTGATCGTCTTCGACGGCGACGGCAATGTCCTCATGGGGATGGGTACGTTGGCCACAGTGGGCGCCTTGAAGCCGAAGAATTTCATTCATGTGGTCTTCGACAACGAAGTCTATGGCTCGACGGGGAATCAGCCCACCATCTCGAATGTCGTGCAGTTGGAGAAAGTGGCCAGGGCTGCGGGGTATGTCAATGTCGAGCGTGTGCTGGACCGGGACGACCTCGTCTACGAATTTAAGGACATGTTGAAAAAAGACGGCCCCAGCATGTTGCTGGTCAAGGTCAACGAGTTTGTCGAGGATGCCGGACGGGTGGCGCATGAGCCGCCGGCCATCACGGCTCGATTCATGAGTGCGATTGAATAG
- a CDS encoding thiamine pyrophosphate-binding protein: MIESDVFVQALENLGVNFFTGVPDSLLGGIIEELLTRKLYTPAVREDEAVAMAAGAYMAGKVPAVLMQNSGLGTSLNTLISLNMMYRQPCILLVSWRGFEGKDAPEHLVMGETMPQLLDTMRIPHRTLSEPTMMDDLRWVGQTVMKQRVPVALLIKKGIIKGLHP; the protein is encoded by the coding sequence ATGATCGAGAGCGATGTGTTTGTGCAAGCGCTCGAGAATCTGGGCGTGAATTTTTTCACGGGTGTGCCGGATTCGTTGCTGGGCGGTATTATCGAAGAATTGTTGACGCGCAAGCTCTACACCCCTGCGGTGCGTGAGGATGAAGCGGTCGCCATGGCGGCGGGCGCCTACATGGCCGGAAAAGTTCCCGCCGTACTCATGCAGAATTCCGGGCTCGGGACGTCGTTGAATACGCTGATTTCGCTGAACATGATGTATCGCCAGCCCTGCATCCTTCTGGTGTCCTGGCGGGGGTTCGAGGGCAAAGACGCCCCGGAACATCTGGTGATGGGCGAGACCATGCCGCAGTTACTCGATACGATGAGAATTCCGCACCGGACGCTGTCGGAACCGACGATGATGGACGACCTCCGGTGGGTGGGGCAGACCGTGATGAAGCAGCGGGTCCCGGTCGCGCTCCTGATCAAGAAGGGCATTATCAAGGGGTTGCATCCATGA
- a CDS encoding TetR/AcrR family transcriptional regulator, with translation MKPTNALSRNPGQDRQASLISSAASLFAAKGFKGTTTKAIARAAGVSEALVFKYFPTKRALYTAILAEKAPLSELLHAVEEVARKRDDQRVFTLIAGYRIRPGADPTMLRLLLFSALEGHELADMFFGKQHRVFYDYLAGYIRTRIEEGAFREIDPLLAARAFIGMVVHHRLLHEIFDVPLHCPHKEIVSTYVELFLNGLRHSSTPRKRGLSRVR, from the coding sequence ATGAAGCCGACGAACGCCCTATCCCGCAATCCGGGCCAAGACCGCCAGGCCAGCCTGATCTCCTCCGCCGCCAGTCTGTTTGCGGCCAAGGGCTTCAAGGGCACGACTACCAAGGCCATCGCGCGCGCCGCCGGCGTCAGCGAAGCCCTGGTGTTCAAATATTTCCCGACCAAGCGGGCGCTGTACACTGCGATCCTCGCCGAAAAGGCCCCGCTCAGCGAGCTCCTACACGCCGTCGAGGAAGTGGCCCGTAAGCGCGACGATCAACGGGTCTTCACACTCATCGCCGGATACCGCATACGTCCCGGCGCCGACCCCACCATGCTGCGACTCCTGCTCTTCAGCGCGTTGGAGGGCCACGAACTGGCCGACATGTTTTTCGGCAAGCAGCACCGCGTCTTCTACGACTACCTGGCGGGATACATTCGGACCAGGATTGAAGAGGGCGCGTTCCGCGAGATCGATCCGCTGTTGGCCGCACGCGCCTTCATCGGGATGGTCGTGCACCACCGCCTGCTGCACGAGATTTTCGACGTGCCGTTGCATTGCCCGCACAAGGAGATCGTCTCCACCTACGTGGAGCTGTTCCTGAACGGATTGCGGCATTCGTCCACACCCAGGAAGCGGGGGCTGTCGCGTGTCCGCTAA
- a CDS encoding efflux RND transporter periplasmic adaptor subunit, with protein MSANLIRRHPIVTLGIMLFVAVLALVALRLSSGAKSDPRKNRILTVGTMSPIKQDLDVRLTYTADLIPNQLVNIFSRVDGYIAKIYVDKGDLVKANQLLVEIDHTDYVHAVNQAKANLLSAKAKVVQQEAAVRNAALTLDRMQALIKDQFVSQQDLDTALVNRDAALALQDSLRAQVQQMDVALAQAVTNLAYASIRAPFAGYIAERNLDPGAYVSGTTASTSTMSRGILSVHDVETVRTLIEVVEKDVPLVKVGQRADVRAEAYPNEVFEGTVTRIVQALNRATRTMTVEVDLPNKDHRLKGGMFARVEVLVGKHPQAIQIPLDAVSRLEESQYVYVVKDGKAHQVPVELGARAENRVEVVKGLAGDEQVIVSGKDLVSEGAAVQTQPMDTVKRES; from the coding sequence GTGTCCGCTAATCTCATCAGACGGCATCCGATCGTGACCCTCGGCATCATGCTCTTTGTGGCCGTGCTGGCGCTGGTCGCGCTCCGTCTGAGCAGCGGAGCCAAGAGCGATCCCCGGAAAAACCGCATCCTCACCGTCGGCACGATGAGCCCCATCAAGCAGGACCTGGACGTACGATTAACCTACACCGCCGACCTCATCCCCAACCAGCTGGTGAATATCTTCTCGCGCGTGGACGGCTACATCGCCAAGATCTATGTGGATAAAGGCGACCTGGTGAAGGCCAATCAACTGCTCGTCGAAATCGATCACACCGACTATGTGCACGCGGTGAATCAGGCTAAGGCCAATCTCCTGTCGGCCAAGGCGAAGGTCGTGCAGCAGGAGGCGGCCGTGCGTAACGCCGCCCTCACGCTCGACCGCATGCAGGCCCTAATCAAGGACCAGTTTGTCTCACAGCAGGATCTGGATACCGCGCTGGTGAACCGCGACGCGGCGCTGGCCTTGCAGGACTCCTTGCGCGCACAGGTGCAACAGATGGATGTCGCGTTAGCCCAGGCCGTCACCAATCTGGCCTACGCCTCCATCCGCGCCCCGTTTGCCGGCTATATCGCGGAGCGTAATCTGGATCCCGGCGCGTATGTGAGCGGCACCACCGCCAGCACGTCCACGATGTCGCGCGGTATTTTGAGTGTGCATGACGTCGAAACCGTCCGCACCCTGATCGAAGTCGTGGAGAAGGATGTGCCGCTGGTGAAGGTCGGGCAGCGCGCGGATGTGCGCGCCGAAGCCTACCCGAACGAAGTCTTTGAAGGCACGGTGACCCGCATCGTGCAGGCCCTCAATCGCGCCACCCGCACTATGACCGTCGAGGTCGACCTCCCGAATAAGGATCATCGTCTGAAAGGCGGCATGTTCGCCCGCGTCGAGGTCCTGGTGGGAAAGCATCCCCAGGCGATTCAGATTCCCCTGGATGCGGTGAGCCGGCTCGAAGAGTCGCAATACGTCTATGTCGTCAAGGACGGGAAGGCCCATCAGGTGCCGGTTGAGCTGGGAGCCCGCGCGGAGAATCGCGTCGAAGTGGTGAAGGGCCTCGCGGGAGACGAACAGGTGATTGTCTCCGGCAAAGACCTGGTGAGCGAAGGCGCGGCTGTTCAAACGCAGCCGATGGATACCGTGAAACGTGAGTCGTAA
- a CDS encoding efflux RND transporter permease subunit, translating to MWLTLLALRNRIGILMLSLAMVILGATSLERLPVDLFPNIQVPVAFVGVIYKGAPPLDIEQSVVYPIEKAVSSASNVEHVESFAKQGIGAVQVWFNWGADINVGQMEVMQRITQILNSLPPGILQPFIVKFDVSNIPVAFVTASGGDLDERALYDLAYNTIAPQIEQISNVAAATVEGGKIRQININLDPALLQARGLSILDVVKAVKASNLILPSGDIKAGNLDYNVFTNTQFKTVEPINDVVVKIDQRGNPVRVRDVGVLSDSSDIQTNVVRTDGKRSVYLRVNKQPIANTVEVVDALRKAIPKMIGIPPGVQLGISFDQSIYIRQSIKNLIEQALHGSLLAAAVILLFLRNLTSTLIISVAIPLSILVTFIVLYFTNQTLNVFTMGGLALGIGRLVDDSIVELENIQRHLNVDRNRWDAIVNAAREVAMPIFASTVTTVVVFLPMFFIVGIARLLLIPLTLTIAIALFTSFFVSRTVTPALCYRFLKSEQEAHRSLPSWFVSIMQWSQRRYDALDEGYERSLRWVLTHRRTLLVSVVTIFVGSLMLLPFIGTEFLPVSDESQFRIVLRGPVGQRVEKTVDQVAEVERVLREKIPPDELEAIASSTGVLAQGRSSLFNPNTGPHTSVISVYLSSPDKRRRNQVEIMNAVRPAILKLFPGVAMFFDPGGLVKRVTSFGSQKSIDVEIYGYDFEKARTVIHQVQDLMHKIPGMADIEVSREENYPEVNVVVDREKAALLGISETDVANAVLFSLNGNGQTDPIIFTDPQNGNEYYISAWLAEEHRKDLSAIENVLLTTKNGEPVLLKNLATLKLNAGPVKIERKYFQRVVHITANPVGRDLGSIAQDLESAFAQMQLPPGFSIRLAGQIQQQRETFEGLTYASVLALILVYMVMAAQFKSLIDPFIIMFSVPMGIPGVIVILYLTNTTISTSSLMGIIMMLGIVVSNGVLLVDYTNVLRRRGLDLATAVVTASRTRLRPILMTSLATVVGLMPMALGLGTGSETNAPLARAVVGGLTVSTILTLFLVPTVYTMLEERFPRRADQLGEERVQSELVSQQA from the coding sequence ATGTGGCTGACACTGCTCGCATTGCGCAATCGCATCGGCATCCTGATGCTGTCCCTGGCCATGGTGATCCTGGGGGCCACCTCCCTCGAACGGCTCCCGGTCGATCTCTTCCCCAACATTCAAGTTCCGGTCGCGTTTGTCGGCGTCATCTATAAGGGTGCGCCCCCGCTCGATATCGAACAGAGCGTGGTCTATCCCATCGAGAAGGCCGTCAGTTCGGCCTCGAACGTCGAACATGTCGAGTCCTTCGCCAAACAAGGCATCGGCGCGGTGCAGGTCTGGTTCAACTGGGGCGCTGACATCAACGTCGGCCAGATGGAGGTGATGCAGCGCATCACCCAGATTCTGAACAGCCTGCCGCCCGGCATTCTGCAACCGTTCATCGTCAAGTTCGATGTCTCGAACATTCCCGTCGCCTTCGTGACGGCCTCCGGTGGCGACCTGGATGAGCGAGCCCTCTACGACCTGGCCTACAACACGATCGCCCCGCAGATCGAACAGATCTCCAACGTGGCAGCGGCCACGGTCGAAGGCGGCAAGATCCGGCAGATCAACATCAATCTCGACCCGGCCCTGCTCCAGGCGCGCGGCCTCTCCATTCTGGACGTGGTCAAAGCCGTCAAGGCCTCCAATCTCATTCTGCCGTCGGGCGACATCAAAGCCGGGAACCTCGACTACAACGTGTTCACCAACACGCAGTTCAAGACGGTGGAGCCCATCAACGACGTCGTCGTGAAAATCGACCAACGGGGTAACCCGGTGCGCGTGCGTGATGTCGGCGTGCTCAGCGACTCGTCGGACATTCAAACCAACGTGGTCCGCACGGACGGCAAACGCTCCGTCTACCTGCGGGTGAACAAGCAACCGATTGCGAACACGGTGGAGGTCGTCGATGCCTTGCGGAAGGCGATCCCCAAAATGATCGGCATTCCGCCGGGCGTGCAGTTGGGCATCTCCTTCGACCAATCGATCTATATCCGGCAATCGATCAAGAACCTCATCGAGCAGGCCCTCCATGGCTCGCTGCTCGCGGCGGCGGTCATTCTGCTGTTTCTGAGGAACCTGACCAGCACGCTGATCATCTCCGTCGCCATTCCGCTGTCGATTCTCGTGACCTTTATCGTGCTGTATTTCACCAACCAGACCCTGAACGTCTTCACCATGGGAGGCCTGGCCCTGGGCATCGGTCGTTTAGTGGACGATTCCATCGTCGAATTGGAGAACATTCAACGCCATTTGAACGTCGACCGGAACCGGTGGGACGCCATCGTCAACGCCGCCCGCGAAGTCGCCATGCCGATCTTCGCCTCCACGGTCACCACCGTCGTCGTCTTCCTGCCCATGTTTTTCATCGTGGGTATCGCGCGGCTCCTGCTCATTCCGTTGACCCTCACGATCGCCATCGCCCTGTTCACCTCGTTTTTCGTCTCCCGCACGGTGACCCCCGCGCTCTGTTATCGCTTCTTGAAGTCGGAACAGGAGGCGCACCGTTCCTTGCCCTCCTGGTTCGTGAGCATCATGCAGTGGAGCCAGCGCCGGTACGACGCGCTCGATGAAGGATACGAACGCAGCCTGCGCTGGGTGCTGACCCACCGGCGCACCTTGCTGGTGTCAGTGGTCACGATTTTCGTCGGATCGCTGATGCTGCTGCCCTTCATCGGGACCGAGTTTCTTCCGGTCTCGGACGAAAGCCAGTTCCGGATCGTGCTTCGCGGGCCGGTCGGGCAGCGGGTGGAAAAAACCGTCGATCAGGTCGCCGAAGTCGAGCGTGTGCTACGGGAAAAGATTCCACCGGATGAACTGGAAGCGATCGCCTCCAGCACCGGGGTCCTGGCGCAGGGGCGTTCGTCCCTGTTCAATCCCAACACCGGCCCGCACACCTCGGTCATTTCCGTCTATTTGTCGTCTCCCGACAAGCGTCGGCGGAACCAGGTCGAAATCATGAATGCGGTGAGACCCGCGATCCTCAAGCTCTTCCCCGGCGTCGCGATGTTCTTCGATCCGGGAGGCCTGGTCAAACGGGTCACCAGCTTCGGTTCGCAGAAATCCATCGATGTCGAAATTTACGGGTACGACTTCGAAAAGGCCCGCACCGTCATCCACCAGGTGCAGGACCTCATGCACAAGATTCCGGGCATGGCCGACATCGAGGTCAGCCGGGAGGAAAACTATCCCGAGGTCAACGTCGTCGTGGATCGGGAAAAGGCCGCGCTGCTGGGGATCAGCGAAACAGACGTGGCCAACGCCGTCCTGTTTTCCCTGAATGGCAACGGCCAGACCGACCCGATCATCTTCACCGACCCCCAGAACGGCAATGAATACTACATCAGCGCCTGGCTCGCGGAGGAACATCGCAAGGACCTGTCGGCCATCGAAAATGTGCTGTTGACGACAAAAAACGGAGAGCCGGTGCTCCTCAAGAACCTGGCTACGCTGAAACTGAACGCCGGTCCCGTGAAGATCGAGCGCAAATACTTCCAGCGCGTCGTCCACATTACCGCCAACCCTGTCGGCCGCGACCTCGGCTCGATCGCCCAGGACCTGGAGTCGGCGTTCGCCCAGATGCAGCTGCCGCCGGGATTCAGCATCCGGCTCGCCGGACAAATCCAACAACAACGCGAGACGTTCGAGGGCCTCACCTATGCCAGCGTCCTGGCATTGATCCTGGTCTACATGGTGATGGCCGCACAGTTCAAATCGTTGATCGACCCCTTCATCATCATGTTTTCCGTGCCGATGGGAATTCCCGGCGTGATCGTGATTCTCTATTTGACCAACACCACCATCTCCACCTCCTCGCTGATGGGCATCATCATGATGCTCGGCATCGTCGTCTCCAACGGTGTCCTGCTGGTGGACTACACCAATGTGCTGCGACGCCGCGGCCTGGACCTCGCCACCGCCGTCGTCACGGCCTCGCGCACCAGACTGCGCCCCATTCTCATGACCTCACTGGCCACCGTGGTCGGGCTGATGCCCATGGCCCTTGGGCTCGGCACCGGCAGCGAGACCAATGCCCCGCTCGCACGCGCCGTCGTGGGAGGGCTCACCGTCTCGACGATCCTGACCCTGTTTCTCGTGCCGACCGTCTATACCATGCTAGAAGAGCGCTTTCCGCGTCGGGCGGATCAGCTGGGAGAAGAGCGGGTTCAGAGTGAGTTAGTGAGTCAACAAGCCTAG
- a CDS encoding SCP2 sterol-binding domain-containing protein: protein MNPTPPKTVRAFFSTLAGKLDPEAAEGLDAVYQFNLNGADGGQYQLQIRDGACQVSEGTHPDPHVTLAMSGEDCLKVLNGQVSGTMVAMTGRLRISGDMGLAMQLASLFPSLRP from the coding sequence ATGAATCCGACACCACCCAAAACCGTGCGGGCGTTTTTCTCCACACTCGCCGGTAAACTGGATCCTGAAGCAGCCGAAGGACTGGATGCGGTCTACCAGTTCAACCTGAACGGCGCCGATGGAGGACAGTACCAACTGCAGATCCGGGACGGGGCCTGTCAGGTTTCCGAAGGCACCCACCCGGATCCGCATGTGACCCTGGCGATGTCGGGGGAGGATTGTCTGAAGGTGTTGAACGGTCAGGTGAGCGGCACCATGGTGGCCATGACCGGGCGGCTGCGTATCAGTGGTGATATGGGCCTGGCCATGCAGCTGGCCTCTCTCTTTCCCAGTCTCCGTCCCTAA
- the speD gene encoding S-adenosylmethionine decarboxylase: MHNAEGATSDDISSSSARVADSAVHPDSVGPGKAWGICTSVDLHDCIPERIRDAKQIEAYVVQLCELIEMKRYGACQIVNFGEGRVAGYSMVQLIETSLISGHFANDTNSAYLDIFSCKGYEPAVVEEFSKAFFGARRSSHRAMLRY; this comes from the coding sequence ATGCACAACGCAGAAGGTGCCACCTCCGACGACATCTCATCATCTTCAGCCAGGGTTGCTGACTCCGCAGTCCATCCGGACTCTGTCGGACCCGGCAAAGCCTGGGGCATTTGCACCTCCGTTGACCTCCACGATTGCATCCCCGAACGCATTCGCGACGCCAAACAAATCGAAGCCTACGTTGTGCAGCTCTGCGAACTGATCGAAATGAAGCGGTATGGTGCCTGCCAGATCGTGAATTTCGGAGAAGGCCGCGTGGCGGGCTACAGCATGGTGCAGTTGATCGAGACCTCCTTGATCAGCGGCCACTTCGCCAACGATACCAACAGCGCCTATCTCGACATTTTCAGTTGCAAGGGCTATGAGCCGGCCGTCGTCGAAGAATTCTCCAAGGCCTTCTTCGGCGCCCGTCGTTCGAGCCATCGGGCCATGTTGCGGTACTAG
- a CDS encoding FAD-binding oxidoreductase, with product MHTFSAEVSRIQDLTHDVRAIELRLLEPSSIAFKAGQFVSFEVPKEGQPRPVTRPYSIASPPGQRDRILLVLNLVQGGPGSSYLFGLREGERASFKGPAGAFYLRDEGVRDLLFVATGTGIAPLRSMILAQLERGESRSVTLFWGLRSQRDLYWQEELTALAADHPNFSFVTTLSRPDPGWEGASGRVTALIDAQVSSAGNLAVYLCGGSGMIKDVTARLNAKGLCPIYREKYYD from the coding sequence GTGCACACGTTCAGCGCTGAAGTGAGTCGTATTCAGGACCTCACGCACGACGTGCGCGCGATCGAGTTGCGCCTCCTGGAGCCATCCAGTATCGCGTTTAAGGCCGGGCAGTTCGTGTCATTTGAAGTGCCGAAGGAAGGGCAGCCTCGACCGGTAACCAGGCCCTATTCCATCGCTTCGCCGCCGGGTCAGCGGGACCGGATTCTGCTTGTGCTGAATCTCGTTCAGGGTGGACCGGGGTCGAGTTATCTGTTCGGCTTACGGGAAGGAGAGCGAGCTTCTTTCAAGGGGCCGGCCGGTGCCTTCTATCTGCGGGACGAGGGGGTGAGAGACCTGTTGTTCGTCGCGACGGGAACCGGGATTGCTCCGCTCCGCAGCATGATCCTGGCGCAATTGGAGCGTGGGGAGTCGCGATCCGTCACTCTGTTCTGGGGACTCCGCAGTCAGCGAGATCTCTATTGGCAGGAGGAACTGACGGCGCTGGCGGCGGACCATCCCAATTTTTCTTTTGTGACGACACTGTCCAGGCCGGACCCGGGGTGGGAAGGGGCGAGCGGGCGAGTGACGGCGTTGATCGATGCGCAGGTCTCCTCCGCCGGGAATCTCGCCGTCTATCTGTGTGGGGGGAGCGGGATGATCAAGGACGTGACGGCCAGGCTCAATGCCAAAGGGCTGTGTCCTATCTATCGCGAGAAGTATTACGACTAG
- a CDS encoding site-2 protease family protein yields MKILLLLLGGLKLGKIALTGGTMLLSMVVYSFIFGWWYAVGFVLLILFHELGHYAAAKQRNLNVGAPTFIPFVGAWIQLKEQPMDVETEAYVGIAGPVAGTFAAMACYYVAEYTHSQLMLALAYAGFMINLFNLIPLSPLDGGRITAIISPKVWWLGVPILIGLFVMNHSPMLLLIAIMAIPHLMATFRGGPHGLPERYYDVPLSTRVSYGLYYLGLAAFLGIMSYETHLLLPSRN; encoded by the coding sequence GTGAAAATTCTCCTCCTGCTCCTCGGTGGTCTCAAGCTGGGCAAGATTGCGCTTACCGGCGGGACCATGCTGCTGTCGATGGTGGTCTATAGTTTCATCTTCGGCTGGTGGTATGCGGTGGGGTTCGTGCTGTTGATCCTGTTCCACGAGCTGGGGCACTACGCTGCCGCCAAGCAGCGCAACCTGAACGTCGGCGCACCGACGTTCATTCCTTTCGTCGGGGCCTGGATTCAGCTGAAGGAACAGCCGATGGATGTCGAAACCGAGGCCTATGTCGGCATCGCCGGTCCGGTGGCGGGAACCTTTGCCGCGATGGCCTGCTACTATGTGGCGGAATATACGCACAGTCAGTTGATGCTGGCCCTGGCCTATGCCGGATTCATGATCAATCTGTTCAACCTCATTCCCCTCTCACCGCTTGATGGTGGACGTATCACAGCCATCATCTCGCCGAAGGTCTGGTGGCTGGGCGTGCCGATCCTTATCGGCCTCTTTGTCATGAACCACAGCCCCATGCTCTTATTGATTGCGATCATGGCCATTCCCCATCTGATGGCCACCTTCCGGGGCGGCCCCCACGGCCTGCCGGAACGGTACTACGATGTGCCGCTCTCAACCAGGGTGAGTTACGGCCTGTACTACCTCGGGCTGGCGGCGTTTCTTGGTATCATGAGTTATGAGACGCATCTCCTGCTCCCTTCCCGCAATTAA
- a CDS encoding DUF2167 domain-containing protein, protein MAVIVLVLAAWALPAIAEEPPQQALAWQVGPGEAKLGDQAVLKLPKGYRFLGGQETQRLLKQMGNFPSGAELGLITATAENEQWFMVVRYIDAGYVKDDEAANWDADALMTSIKEGTDEDNKTRQAQGFPPLVIRGWEEKPHYDKAASKVVWAISAQERETVGVNYNTLALGRQGYLSMNMVGSLEQLPVLKPHVGLLLSNVEFIEGKRYTDFDSTTDKVAAVGLSALIAGAAIKSGLLAKLWAFIIPLVIAGKKLLMLLVIALGGLAAKYFNKKPKPEQAGGGGGLSS, encoded by the coding sequence ATGGCGGTTATTGTTCTGGTACTGGCTGCTTGGGCGCTGCCCGCCATCGCAGAGGAGCCGCCGCAGCAGGCGCTTGCATGGCAGGTCGGACCTGGTGAGGCCAAGTTAGGAGATCAGGCCGTCCTGAAGCTGCCGAAGGGGTATCGGTTTCTCGGGGGTCAGGAAACCCAACGCCTGCTCAAGCAGATGGGGAATTTCCCCTCCGGTGCCGAGCTGGGCCTGATTACCGCGACAGCAGAAAATGAGCAGTGGTTCATGGTGGTCCGGTACATCGATGCGGGTTATGTGAAAGACGATGAGGCGGCCAATTGGGACGCCGATGCGCTGATGACCTCCATCAAAGAGGGAACGGACGAGGATAACAAGACTCGCCAGGCGCAGGGTTTTCCCCCGCTGGTCATTCGTGGTTGGGAGGAAAAGCCGCATTACGATAAGGCGGCGAGCAAAGTGGTCTGGGCCATCTCGGCGCAGGAACGGGAAACCGTGGGGGTGAATTACAACACCCTGGCACTGGGGCGGCAGGGGTACCTCAGCATGAACATGGTTGGGTCCCTGGAGCAGTTGCCGGTGCTGAAGCCGCACGTCGGCCTTCTGTTGTCCAATGTGGAGTTTATCGAGGGGAAACGGTATACCGATTTCGATAGTACGACCGACAAGGTGGCCGCGGTCGGCCTGTCGGCGCTCATCGCCGGCGCGGCGATTAAGTCCGGCCTGTTAGCCAAGCTCTGGGCGTTCATCATTCCCCTGGTGATCGCAGGAAAGAAGTTGTTGATGCTGCTGGTGATCGCGCTCGGCGGGTTGGCCGCCAAGTATTTCAACAAGAAACCCAAGCCAGAGCAGGCGGGCGGGGGCGGAGGGCTGTCGTCGTGA
- a CDS encoding DUF2914 domain-containing protein: protein MQRFQSVLGKPYLPPLFFFSGVTYDTVTLTRIDRLQDNLLLLFYLALLGFLIVLTGRLGTNEATVEDLPPDAPRLMRWIVQAKPYAPMAIQFLLGGLFSAYTIFYSKSATFTGTAVFFCLLVGFLVANEFLRDRLSNVQLLVGLYALVCFGFFTFFLPVMTGLMNQAIFLAGAALTVLVVLRVVQLIYWRNPARTNREALLAGAPALALIGLLVGFYFLNWIPPVPLSMKFGGMYHEVKRAGDHFELSYEKQWFQVWQRSNTTVAADEPIYCFTAVFAPVTLKTTVYHHWYYRSDKSKPFSHADKIPLKISGGREGGYRAYTFKQGLDPGDWRVDVETEDGRVIGRVPVHVEKRDDASRSLTTIVY, encoded by the coding sequence ATGCAACGCTTCCAATCGGTGTTGGGGAAGCCCTACCTTCCGCCGCTGTTTTTCTTCAGTGGCGTGACCTATGACACGGTCACGCTGACGCGTATCGACCGCCTGCAGGACAATCTGTTGCTGCTGTTCTATCTCGCTCTGTTGGGCTTTCTCATTGTGCTGACCGGCCGGTTGGGCACGAATGAGGCGACGGTCGAGGATCTCCCGCCGGATGCGCCACGGCTTATGAGATGGATCGTGCAGGCCAAGCCCTATGCGCCGATGGCGATTCAATTCCTGCTGGGAGGCCTCTTCAGCGCCTACACGATTTTCTATTCCAAGAGCGCGACCTTTACGGGGACCGCGGTCTTTTTCTGCCTGTTGGTGGGATTCCTGGTCGCCAACGAATTCCTACGCGACCGGCTCTCGAACGTGCAGTTGCTGGTCGGCCTCTATGCCCTGGTCTGCTTCGGATTCTTCACGTTTTTCCTGCCCGTCATGACCGGCTTGATGAACCAGGCCATTTTTCTTGCCGGGGCCGCGCTGACCGTGTTGGTCGTCCTGCGCGTCGTGCAGCTGATCTATTGGCGAAACCCGGCTCGCACCAATCGCGAGGCGCTGCTGGCCGGCGCGCCCGCGCTGGCGCTGATCGGCCTGTTGGTCGGGTTCTACTTTCTGAACTGGATTCCGCCCGTGCCGCTCTCGATGAAGTTCGGGGGGATGTATCACGAGGTCAAGCGCGCCGGCGACCATTTCGAACTGTCGTACGAAAAGCAGTGGTTTCAGGTGTGGCAGCGATCGAATACGACCGTGGCCGCCGACGAACCGATCTATTGCTTCACCGCGGTGTTTGCGCCCGTGACGCTGAAAACCACGGTCTATCACCACTGGTACTACCGCAGCGACAAGAGCAAGCCCTTCAGCCATGCCGATAAGATACCCCTCAAAATTTCCGGAGGGCGTGAAGGCGGGTATCGTGCCTACACGTTTAAGCAGGGGCTGGATCCCGGCGACTGGCGGGTGGATGTGGAAACCGAAGACGGGCGTGTGATCGGCCGGGTGCCGGTGCACGTAGAGAAACGGGACGATGCATCGCGGTCGTTGACGACGATTGTGTACTGA
- a CDS encoding type II toxin-antitoxin system RelE/ParE family toxin, whose translation MRLLFDPAAKAELSQAALYYEDCRHGLGEEFLVAVEAAFDQIRKYPTLWRTLKGRFRRYLVQQFPYGVIYAVEGRTIYVAAVMHVKRKPGYWASRNKLS comes from the coding sequence TTGAGGCTGCTTTTTGATCCGGCAGCGAAAGCCGAATTGAGCCAGGCAGCCCTCTACTATGAGGATTGCCGCCACGGCCTGGGCGAAGAGTTTTTGGTTGCCGTTGAGGCGGCATTCGACCAAATCCGGAAATATCCCACTCTTTGGCGAACTCTCAAGGGAAGATTCCGGCGTTATCTGGTCCAGCAATTCCCCTATGGCGTGATCTATGCCGTCGAAGGGCGGACAATCTATGTGGCTGCGGTGATGCACGTGAAGCGCAAACCAGGTTACTGGGCATCCCGAAACAAGCTTTCATGA